In Hydractinia symbiolongicarpus strain clone_291-10 chromosome 15, HSymV2.1, whole genome shotgun sequence, one DNA window encodes the following:
- the LOC130629226 gene encoding uncharacterized protein LOC130629226 — protein METEKRYMEEKFQEWLEVERTKRNSVIMPEQTYKTMVDFLCGRIDNVPRAMKRKLRRKKFQVMSYPTLGISDVLCSPFPDGDSPLGKYRRVATDRQMFHIINRVHRQEVGHQGVHKTFEKIARTYDNVTRDAVGAYIKLCTTCCLKSSQIKKAPLKPIITTGFLQRVQIDLIAMLSKPDADYNYIGHVVDHFSKFRILFPMKGKSANEFASNFFRSFLATFGLPKILHSDNGAEFINHVMDAVAVIWPGEVSFVHGKPRHSQSQGLVEQGNNTIQVMISAREKESQTSTWSEWLPEIQFIMNASMVRSVKKTPYEIVFGQKPNGLGQISSSVRSVEEDIVQDIIEEMEENGAQDFENAETVDFLKHPSTRKLSDCSEDEFETTCPKRQKLRQNVVEEGVRNAEMMRRKYSNGKRIKVADFLEGDNVSLTIPKGLRTSSDLKRLPCVIVHKSGGNQPTYKLLCSEGTIQRRYTASALQLYPQPVRCKYPSVDEISLSEAVRKINKFPTVFCRCRKGQCKNKQCKCFLASLDCTSRCHQGDYSTCVNRGMHNDNISEENQILHSDGSKLRQLLPNFGGSIKYENETITFHNTCALDTWMAVLKAVIVTRPSITDEVTDKNIQQLFTFVKNGAYEAAKLHTAIYRRITPTNQCLSFFGAEYECIIKNFVAPFMEHIVESACNSPHCSMKQSRACFNTFPSATVKSSFVHDVQKWFLEATTSVCGKKVNQNISDEFSFVDENITTGIKNRYCNGNRKYKARFFKKLPQLLVVDVAGDIDPIDMATIPEQLHIRFSTNQGNRYELVAITLWKGSHYTAKIRFNGVWLFYDGMLDVIGKTSLKECFPGYTPTYCLFLATQQLADMKAPTAPTDELESSQNDNIQLPETATVMADESEDGAEPVAFKDMNDEEKSIFILSCFTQIEIAKESVYGNSSVQLDNLRSPSEVPETVVDELVDITLVRDFCSKKAYSKMAATIQEKKHAPLWKCSHCRRKIGKGRSIACDRCLVWCHFKCSKLAVKPLGDWFCDLCLHIAKKDFQQRQQQREAEKEVEDEEERERQWRREFLPLLYKNGTLDYLVQQSKLPEVNPLLLIKRSGSKYQAFYNEILAKKHPQFYQKLMRHSNIAEPTGVITNYIRMKYPCEFDVGRLSLNRIQFLLVEIIDRVNKKSDVKTINDNI, from the exons ATGGAGACTGAAAAGAGATACATGGAAGAAAAATTTCAGGAATGGTTGGAAGTTGAAAGGACTAAACGGAATTCCGTAATAATGCCCGAACAGACTTATAAAACAATGGTAGATTTTCTATGTGGAAGAATAGACAACGTTCCACGTGCTATGAAAAGAAAAttgcgaagaaaaaaattccaagTGATGAGTTATCCTACACTTGGTATATCGGATGTTTTGTGCTCTCCATTTCCCGAT GGCGATTCTCCTCTGGGAAAATATCGTCGCGTAGCAACAGACCGACAGATGTTTCACATTATCAATAGAGTACACCGCCAAGAAGTTGGTCACCAAGGGGTTCATAAAACGTTTGAAAAG ATAGCACGCACCTATGATAACGTTACTAGAGACGCTGTTGGTGCTTATATAAAGCTTTGCACAACTTGCTGTCTGAAATCCAGTCAAATAAAGAAAGCTCCATTGAAGCCGATTATCACTACAGGATTCTTACAGCGTGTACAg ATCGATCTGATTGCTATGTTATCCAAACCAGATGCCGATTACAACTACATTGGCCATGTCGTGGACCATTTTAGCAAATTCAGGATATTATTTCCAATGAAAGGGAAATCAGCAAATGAATTTGCTTCAAACTTTTTTAGAAGTTTTTTAGCGACTTTTGGGTTACCAAAAATTTTGCACTCTGATAACGGTGCCGAATTTATCAATCACGTAATGGATGCTGTAGCCGTGATATGGCCGGGTGAGGTGTCATTTGTTCATGGGAAACCGCGCCACTCGCAATCTCAAGGTCTGGTTGAACAAGGAAATAACACCATCCAAGTGATGATTAGTGCAAGAGAAAAAGAGTCCCAAACTTCAACGTGGTCAGAGTGGCTTCCAGAGATTCAAT TTATCATGAATGCTTCAATGGTGAGGAGTGTGAAAAAAACACCTTACGAAATTGTTTTTGGCCAGAAGCCAAATGGTTTGGGTCAAATTTCTTCAAGTGTACGGTCAGTGGAAGAGGATATTGTTCAAGATATCATAGAAGAAATGGAAGAAAATGGTGCACaagattttgaaaatgctgaaaCTGTGGATTTTTTAAAGCACCCAAGTACAAGAAAATTATCGGATTGTTCGGAAGATGAGTTTGAAACAACATGTCCGAAAAGACAAAAACTCAGACAAAATGTTGTGGAGGAGGGTGTAAGAAACGCAGAAATGATGCGTAGAAAGTACAGCAATGGAAAAAGAATTAAAGTTGCTGATTTTCTGGAAGGGGATAATGTTTCTTTGACAATTCCAAAAGGTCTTAGAACATCTTCGGATTTAAAAAGATTGCCATGTGTGATTGTACACAAATCAGGTGGTAACCAACCAACATATAAACTCCTCTGTAGTGAAGGCACAATTCAACGGCGTTACACGGCATCCGCGTTGCAGCTGTACCCTCAACCAGTAAGATGTAAGTATCCTTCGGTTGATGAAATATCTTTGTCAGAAGCTGTTCGGAAAATCAACAAATTTCCAACAGTATTTTGCAGATGTCGAAAAGGACAATGTAAGAACAAGCAGTGCAAATGTTTTTTGGCATCACTGGATTGCACTTCACGTTGTCATCAAGGTGACTATTCAACATGTGTGAATCGCGGCATGCACAACGACAACATATCTGAGGAAAACCAGATACTACACTCAGACGGAAGCAAGTTACGTCAACTTCTACCTAACTTTGGTGGTTCAATTAAATACGAGAACGAAACGATCACATTCCATAACACTTGCGCTTTAGATACGTGGATGGCAGTGTTAAAAGCAGTTATAGTAACGAGACCAAGTATAACAGATGAAGTTAccgacaaaaacatacaacagctTTTTACGTTTGTGAAAAACGGTGCTTATGAAGCTGCTAAACTTCATACTGCTATTTATCGAAGAATAACACCAACCAACCAATGCTTGTCATTTTTTGGCGCAGAATACgaatgtataataaaaaacttCGTTGCGCCATTCATGGAACATATTGTGGAGTCAGCTTGCAACAGTCCGCATTGTAGCATGAAACAATCGAGAGCCTGCTTCAACACATTTCCTTCGGCAACGGTGAAAAGTTCATTTGTCCATGATGTCCAAAAGTGGTTTCTTGAAGCAACAACGTCAGTTTGTGGAAAGAAAGTAAATCAGAACATATCTGACGAGTTTTCTTTCGTCGACGAAAACATAACAACAGG GATAAAGAACAGATATTGTAATGGAAACAGAAAATACAAGGcccgattttttaaaaagcttccTCAACTATTAGTTGTTGATGTTGCAGGCGATATTGACCCAATAGACATGGCTACCATTCCCGAACAATTACACATTCGGTTTTCCACAAATCAAGGAAATAG atatgaGTTGGTTGCAATCACACTATGGAAGGGATCGCATTACACCGCAAAAATCAGGTTCAATGGCGTATGGTTATTCTATGATGGTATGTTGGATGTTATAGGAAAAACTTCACTCAAAGAATGTTTTCCGGGTTATACCCCAACATATTGCTTGTTCCTTGCGACACAACAACTCGCAGATATGAAAG caccAACAGCACCAACGGACGAGCTTGAAAGTAGCCAAAACGATAACATACAGTTACCCGAAACTG ctACTGTAATGGCCGACGAATCAGAGGACGGTGCTGAACCAGTTGCGTTTAAAGATATGAATGATGAAGAAAAATCTATCTTCATATTATCCTGTTTTACGCAAATTGAAATTGCTAAAGAATCTGTGTATGGAAACAGCTCGGTCCAATTGGATAATCTGAGATCTCCGTCTGAGGTGCCAGAAACTGTGGTGGATGAGTTGGTTGATATAACGCTAGTTAGGGATTTCTGCTCCAAAAAAGCATACAGCAAAATGGCAGCAACgatacaggaaaaaaaacatgcGCCTTTGTGGAAATGCAGTCATTGCAGACGAAAAATTGGAAAAGGAAGATCAATTGCATGCGATCGCTGTCTTGTCTGGTGTCATTTTAAATGCTCCAAATTGGCTGTAAAACCCTTAGGGGACTGGTTTTGCGATCTATGTTTACATATTGCAAAAAAAG ATTTCCAGCAGCGTCAACAACAAAGAGAAGcag AGAAAGAAGTAGAAGACGAAGAAGAAAGGGAGAGGCAATGGAGGAGAGAGTTTTTGCCATTATTATACAAAAACGGTACCCTGGACTACCTGGTACAACAATCGAAGCTGCCTGAAGTAAATCCACTACTTTTGATTAAACGTTCTGGTAGCAAGTATCAAGCATTTTATAACGAAATACTGGCGAAAAAACATCctcaattttatcaaaaactgaTGCGTCATTCGAACATTGCAGAGCCAACTGGAGTCATCACCAATTACATTCGGATGAAGTACCCGTGCGAATTCGATGTAGGGAGATTATCCCTAAACCGCATTCAGTTTTTGTTGGTGGAAATTATTGAtagagtaaataaaaaaagcgaTGTAAAGACCATAAATGATAATATATAG